GGTCACTCGGCCCGCGATATTTTTGAGACGCTGCACCGTCAGGATATTCTGATCGAGGCCAAACCGTTTGCTTTAGGTGTACGCATCGAGCATCCGCAGGAAATTATAGACCGTGCGCAATATCATTGCGATGCGCGCGGCGAATACCTGCCCCCATCCTATTATAGTTTGGTTGAGCAGGTAGATGAGCGGGGCGTATTCTCGTTTTGTATGTGCCCGGGCGGCATCATTGCCCCCTGCGCTACCGATGCCGATGAAATTGTGGTGAACGGTTGGAGCCCAAGCAAGCGCAATAACCCTTACGCCAACTCTGGCACCGTGGTGCAGATTAATTTCGAAGATGTAAAAGGCGATGACAAAGATCCGTTTAAACTGTTACGTTTTCAGCAACAGGTAGAGCAACTGGCTTTTAAAGCAGGTGGCGGTAACCTGGTGGCCCCGGCCCAGCGTATGGTTGATTTTGTAGAGGGGCGATTGTCTGCCGATCTACCTAAAAACTCCTACCTGCCCGGAACAAAAAGTGTGCAGTTGAACGAAGTATTGCCCGGTTGGATTAACGAGCGGTTGCGAAAAGCATTACCGGTATTCGGGCGCAAGATGAAAGGATATTTTACAAATGAGGCCATACTGGTGGGTGTAGAGTCGCGCACTTCATCGCCGGTAAAAATTCCGCGTGATCGGGAAACGCTGCAACATCCGCAGATTGGCGGCCTATATCCATGCGGTGAAGGTGCTGGCTATGCAGGTGGCATTATTTCTGCTGCTATAGATGGGATAAACTGCGCACTGGCAGCAATAAAAAGTTATAAATAAAACAAATGGCGGCTTTATATATTTAAAAGTATTGTCATTGCGAGCAGGATTGCGGGGAGGATTGAGCGCGAAGCAATCTCGTCGCATGTAAATTTGATCCTGCGACGAGATTGCTTCGTTCCTCGCAAAGACAATGTTTGTTT
This region of Mucilaginibacter yixingensis genomic DNA includes:
- a CDS encoding NAD(P)/FAD-dependent oxidoreductase: MIKETEIVAAPELHGDEAALIKLASSATGIAAARIKGLKILKRSIDARGRKVVYRMQVRVFVDEPYKPEVFSVDYPNVKDAKPVIIVGAGPAGLFAALQCIESGFKPIVLERGKDVKQRRRDLAEINKQGVVNPESNYCFGEGGAGTYSDGKLYTRSTKRGDVNAVLKAFVAHGASEDILVDARPHIGTNKLPQIITAMRETVLNAGGEVRFDAKVTELITSFDKIKGVKTAGGESILADAVILATGHSARDIFETLHRQDILIEAKPFALGVRIEHPQEIIDRAQYHCDARGEYLPPSYYSLVEQVDERGVFSFCMCPGGIIAPCATDADEIVVNGWSPSKRNNPYANSGTVVQINFEDVKGDDKDPFKLLRFQQQVEQLAFKAGGGNLVAPAQRMVDFVEGRLSADLPKNSYLPGTKSVQLNEVLPGWINERLRKALPVFGRKMKGYFTNEAILVGVESRTSSPVKIPRDRETLQHPQIGGLYPCGEGAGYAGGIISAAIDGINCALAAIKSYK